In one window of Kitasatospora sp. MMS16-BH015 DNA:
- a CDS encoding M48 family metallopeptidase, with amino-acid sequence MTDPTNEKSPSRRRQRFPEISTRAWEHPADRSALVALRRLTGFDEVLKKLAGLVSERSVRLMYLATAVRVSERQFPELHAMVRDAAYVLDLEKVPELYVTQDPTVNAMCVGMDTPVIVLTTGLVDLLDEEELRAVIGHEVGHAMSGHAVYRTMLLVLTNIATRIAWLPLGNLAISAIITALKEWFRKAELSCDRAGLLAGQDLQASMRGLMKLAGGHDLAELNVDAFLEQAEEYERAGDLRDGVIKLLQVLPQTHPFAVVRVAELKKWSETPEYRAILAGEYPRRGDDPSTSVGEQWKAAADSYAKSVKESKDPLMGLVRDIAGGVGNVGGKIRDTFTK; translated from the coding sequence ATGACCGACCCGACGAACGAGAAGTCCCCCAGCCGCCGCCGTCAGCGCTTCCCCGAGATCTCCACCCGGGCCTGGGAGCACCCGGCCGACCGCTCGGCCCTGGTGGCCCTGCGCAGGCTCACCGGCTTCGACGAGGTGCTCAAGAAGCTCGCCGGGCTGGTCTCCGAGCGCAGCGTCCGGCTGATGTACCTGGCCACCGCCGTCCGGGTCTCCGAGCGGCAGTTCCCCGAGCTGCACGCGATGGTCCGGGACGCGGCGTACGTGCTCGACCTGGAGAAGGTCCCCGAGCTGTACGTCACCCAGGACCCGACGGTGAACGCGATGTGCGTGGGCATGGACACCCCCGTCATCGTGCTCACCACCGGGCTGGTGGACCTGCTGGACGAGGAGGAGCTGCGGGCCGTGATCGGCCACGAGGTCGGGCACGCGATGTCCGGCCACGCGGTCTACCGGACGATGCTGCTGGTCCTCACCAACATCGCCACCCGGATCGCCTGGCTGCCGCTGGGCAACCTGGCGATCAGCGCGATCATCACGGCGCTCAAGGAGTGGTTCCGCAAGGCCGAGCTCTCCTGCGACCGGGCCGGGCTGCTGGCCGGGCAGGACCTGCAGGCCTCGATGCGCGGCCTGATGAAGCTGGCCGGCGGGCACGACCTGGCCGAGCTGAACGTGGACGCCTTCCTGGAGCAAGCCGAGGAGTACGAGCGGGCCGGCGACCTGCGGGACGGCGTGATCAAGCTGCTGCAGGTGCTGCCGCAGACCCACCCCTTCGCCGTGGTGCGGGTGGCCGAGCTCAAGAAGTGGTCCGAGACGCCGGAGTACCGGGCGATCCTGGCCGGCGAGTACCCGCGCCGGGGCGACGACCCGTCCACCTCGGTGGGTGAACAGTGGAAGGCCGCGGCCGACTCCTACGCCAAGTCGGTCAAGGAGAGCAAGGACCCGCTGATGGGCCTGGTCCGGGACATCGCGGGCGGGGTCGGGAACGTGGGCGGCAAGATCCGCGACACCTTCACCAAGTAG